The genomic interval ATAGCTCCTAATAAATCCACTTTCTTCCAGCTCTTCAAGTATTCTTGTTAAACCTCCTCCACTTGGCAATCCGCTTTCTTTGCTAAGTTCTTCACGTGTTAATCCCTTTCCCTTTTTTGCAAGTGCAGCAACAATAGCTTCATGACGTTCAGCCTTATCAAAAAGTGACTTGTAAAGATTCGAAAACTCTGTCAACAATAATCCACTTGTTGAAAAACATATTCTATCGATGTTCTGAATAGCGCTTTGACCTCTCTTTATCTCATCCCAATAAAATGGAATTCCTCCCATTGTCATGAACAGAACTATCAATTGGTAATTGTCAATCACAATTGATTTGCTATCAAGCATTGCCCTACATTCCCACAAAGTGAATGGTTCCACTTTGATGCGTTGTGTTACGCGGTTATGAAGGCCTCCCTTGTTATTAATAATTTTATTAATCATCCAAGATGCTGCCGAGCCGCATACTACCAATAATACATCATTTTTTAAGCTTGCTTTGCTATTCCAAAAATGTTCCAGAGCTGCTATGAATCCAGAATTTACAGTATCAAACCAGGGCAGCTCATCAATAAAAATGACTTTCCTCTTTTGAGTGGATTTGTTAATCAAGTGGCCTAGCTGTTCAAAGGCATCCATCCATTTTGCAACAGGTAATAATTTCTCTTTCGGAAATTGTTGTTTTATGGCGAGATTAAAATTGTTAAGTTGACTGGCTAGCGTGGCATTGCTAAGTCCTGTAATAGAAAAAAAAAGTTTGTTTTCAAAAACATTACGTACAAGATATGTTTTGCCAACCCGCCGTCGGCCATACAAAGCTACAAATTCAGACCTAGTAGATTCATATCTTTCCAAAAGCTGTTGTCGTTCAATTTCTCTTCCAATCATGATTTCAATTTGGCCATAAGTATATAAATTTAACCACTTATGGCCAAATCAAACTCAGCATTTGTTTGGAATTTTTTCGATATTTAACTGAATTAAACCAATTTGAAAGTGGCCGAATTGTATCAAAACCTTCCCAAGAGACAGGTACAACCCTTCTACAAATCATACCCGGCTTACCTTAAATAATCCAACATTCAATTTACTCCTTCCCCTTCTCACCTCTAAATTGATCCTCTGTATTTTTAAACAACACATTAAAGGTTGTTAAACTACCGTACACTTTGGTGATATATTGTTGCAAATTAATTTTTTCTTCGTCCTCCAACTTATCGTTACTATTTATTCGTTGTTCCAATGTGCGCATGCGATCGCGAATCAAAACTATTTTTCGAAAAAGCGATTCTATTGGAATTTCTTTAACAGTTAATGCTGTATCGGCCGGTTGCAAAATTACTTTGCCTCCCGTCCATTTGTTTCCAAGCTCTACTTTTTCAGGATAATCAACATATTCTTTAATTACCTTAACTAAGGTTTGTTCAATATCCCATAGGCTCACCAAATCAGCGTCTGGTTCAACCTTATCCAATATACTAAGTCCATCGTACTCAAGCGGTATTTCCTTTATTCCGTGATTCATAAACGTAATGAGCACGCTGTGTCTTTTTACATTTATTACAACACCATCACCGTATCCGGGATGTTGCACGCGCGAGCCAATGCCAAGATCTATCATTTTGCTAATTTTTTACTGAGAAATTTTTTTGTTGAACTAATTTAGTCCATTTATTAATTCATAAGGTACTTTTATATCATAAGTACAGTGCCATCCGGAATAATTGCGCCTTTTTTTACAATAACAATTCCGTCGCGAATACAGTAATTCTCTGTTTCAATATCTGGCATTTTTTTATTTCCCACAATTTTCACATTGTCACCAATGCGCACGTCTTTGTCGATTATACAATTTTCAAAATGGCCATTTTTGCCAATCGCCATTAGAATGCCTGTTTTTGACTTTAATATTTCTTCGAGGGTTTCGTAATAATCGTTTCCGAAAAAAATACAGTTTTTCATAACTGTTCCATCACCAATTTTAGCTCGATTACCAATGATACATCGTTCTATTTCTTTTGCATTAATGATGCATCCTTCTGAAATCACAGAACCCTTAAGCGAAGTGTTACCCGAAAACTTTGTAGGAGGAAGCATTCTTGCTCTTGTGTAAATTAATTTATCGTTTTCAAATAAATTAAATTGAGGCATAACCTCTGCCAAATCAAGGTTCGCATCAAAGTAGCTTTTAATGGTTCCAATATCGGTCCAATATCCTGTGTAGGAATAGCCTTTTACTTTGGTACCGGCGTTAATAGCGGTTGGAATAATTTCTTTTCCAAAATCCGTAAAATTTGGATATTCATCAAACATTCTATTTAGGGTTTCCTTATTAAACACATAAATACCCATGGAAGCCAGGTATTCTTTTCCTTGTGCTTTTTCGCGTGCGCCTACCGGTGAAACCCAATTTACCAGTTCTTGAGGGGATGGTTTTTCTACAAATTTTTCAATAAAGCCTGATGCATTTACCTTCATAATACCAAAACCTGAAGCATCGCTTTTATTAACAGGCAGGGTGGCAATGCTAATTTCGGCGGCACTTTCAACGTGTTTGTTAACAAATTCGCGTAAATCCATTTGGTACAATTGGTCGCCGCTTAAAATAAGAATGTAGTCGTAGTCGTGTCCGGCAAGGTGGGGCAGGGTTTGCTTTACTGCATCAGAGGTACCTTGAAACCACTTTTCGCTACCGGGCCGCTGCTCAGCTGCAATAATATCTACGAATGCATAACTAAAATTATCAAAGTGATAGGTGTTTTTAATGTGTGCATTTAACGAACGTGAGTTGTATTGAGTAAGCACAAAAATTCGGCGTATTCCTGAATGCAGGCAATTTGAAATTGGAATATCGATTAAACGATACTTACCCGCGATTGGAACAGCAGGTTTACTTCGGATAGATGTTAGTGGATACAACCTTGAGCCGGCACCACCTCCCAATATCAAACATACCACTTTTATTAACTTTTCCATTGGCTTAATTTTTATAAATGTTGATGTACTTTTTAATTGCTGTTTTCCACGAAAAATCAAGAGCTACACAGGTTTTTCTTAACTGTTGAAGCAATACTTTGTTTTGAAACAATGCAGCTGCACGCTCAAAACTGTGAAGAATGTCATTTACAGTTGCGTCGTTAAAACGAATTCCATATCCACCATTGTCGCCAAAATCTACTACGGTATCCTTTAATCCTCCTACACTTCGCACCATGGGTATAGTTGCATAGCGCATGGCATAGAGTTGATTTAATCCACAAGGCTCAACCAAAGAAGGCATCAAAATAAAATCGGCAGCCGCATACAGTTGATGCGCAAGGTTTTCGTTGTAACCAATATAATTCGCAATGTTGTGCCTGTGTTTTACAGTAAGCTGACGAATATTATTTTCTATGTTATTGGCACCTGAGCCTAAAATATAAAAATTCATTTTCGAATTTTGTGGAGCATACCTGCCTATTGCCTGAGTAAGCAATTCTCCCCCTTTTTCAGTATTTAATCTGCCAATAAATACTACTAAAGGTAAGGTAGAATCGAGTCCAACAGATTCGCACAGTTCTCTTTTGTTTTCGTCCTTAAAATTTTCCCATTTACCGGTAAGCTTTATTGCAAGAGCTGCATCGGTTTTCGGATCCCATACTTCGGCATCAATTCCATTTACAATTCCAATGCTTTTTGCTTGATACTCGTTAAACAACCATTGAAGCGGATTGGATGCTTGTTTTAATTCATCGAGATAACCCTTACTAACCGTAGTAAATTTATAGCAACATTTAATTGCAGTTGCTAGGGGATTTATGGCATTGTCCCAGTCTAAAAACCCACGTCGTTCTTCATAAAAAAGCGGCAAATAATTCACTAGTTTCCAATCGAAAGCTCCGGTATAAAGCCCATTGTGAATGGTAAAGATGGTTTTTATACTTTTTAATTTGTCGAAAACAGGACACTGTTGTATCATGAAAGGAATAAGTCCGGTATGGTGATCATGACAATGCAGTAATTCGGGTTTACTTTTCCAGCTGTTTAGCCAAACTAATGCAGCTTGTTGAAAAAATATGAATCGCAGCGGATCGTCTTCGTAACCGTATACCTGATCACGAAAAAGCAAATCGGGTATATCTACAAAATACACATCAAAGCCAAAGCCTTCATCTGGAAAAGCGCGAATGCTGAATTCCTTGTAATAGGACTCACTTTTAACAACACCGTCGTAAATGATTGTGGTGGTATTGTTTTGAGTCCATTTTTGGTTGTAATAAGGAATTATAATGCAGGTTGAAATTCCTTCGGCATTTAGGTATTTGGGCAAAGCTCCGGCCACATCTCCCAATCCTCCAACCTTGGCAATTGGATAACATTCGGCTGCTAAATGCACCGCTTGGTATTTTTTTGAAGGAGGGTTTGCAGCCATAATTTGACAATTTTATGGATGCAATTTAAAAATTAAATGAATCAAATATTTTAAATCCTTGTTGTAAGTCATCATTTTTTATAAATGCTTCTATTTCTTATCAATAAGCTTTAAAAATAAAAATGGCCAGTACCCAATTTTAGTAATGAACTTATTTCCATTTAAGAATAAAAAACTTACATTTGCGTCCCGTTTAAAAAACTGCTAAACACCTACATGGATTCACAAGTAAAAATATTCTCCGGAACAAGTTCAATGTATCTGGCCGAAAAAATTGCTGCCAGTTATGGTCAACCGCTGGGAACAGTTATGTTTACTCGTTTCAGCGATGGTGAGTTTCAAACTTCGTTTGAAGAAACTGTTCGTGGATGTGATGTGTTTATAGTTCAATCAACCTTTCAACCTAGTGATAACTTGTTTGAATTGTTGTTGATGATAGATGCTGCTAAAAGAGCATCTGCAAAAAACATTACCGCAGTAATACCTTATTTCGGATTTGCCCGTCAAGATCGCAAAGATAAACCACGGGTAGCTATTGGTGCTAAATTAGTTGCCAATTTGCTCATTACAGCTGGAATTACCCGCATCATCACAATGGATTTGCATGCCGATCAAATACAAGGATTTTTTGATATGCCGGTTGATCACTTGTATGCATCTTCTATCTTTTTGCCTTATTTGCAAAGTTTAAAATTGCCCCGATTAACAATGGCATCGCCGGATATGGGCGGAACCAAAAGAGCAAATGCCTATGCAAAATTTTTGAACTGCGAAATGGTAATTTGCTACAAGCAGCGTAAAAAGGCGAATGTAATTGAAAGTATGACTTTGATTGGGGAAGTTGAGGGAAAAGACATTGTTTTGATTGACGACATTGTTGATACAGCAGGCACCCTTACCAAAGCTGCTGATATGATGATGGAACGTGGAGCAGCTAGTGTTCGTGCCATTTGCACCCATCCGATTCTTTCGGGAAAAGCGTATGAGGCAATTGAAAAATCGAAAATAACCGAGTTGATTGTCACCGATACAATTCCTTTGAAGTCATCCTCTTCAAAAATTCGAGTAATATCGGTAGCTGATTTATTTGCCGATGTGCTCGGGAAAGTACACAATTTTGAAAGTATAAGCGACCACTTTTTGTGCTAGCTATTTAATAACTATTATTCCGCAACAAACTAATTTAACCGGAAATGCGAAGCGGATAGCGCAGTTCCTAAAACAAAAAAATAAAATGAAAACAGTATCTATTAGCGGTTCGCCAAGAGCGAACGTAGGGAAAAAAGATGCAAAAGCACTTCGCGCAAGTGGCAACATTCCATGTACTCTTTACGGAGGCGAAACCCAAGTTAACTTTTTCGCGCCTTACAACGATTTTCGTCATGTGGTGTATACCCCAGATGTAAACAAAGTGTTGGTGAAAGTAAATGGTAATGAATATGAAACATTGTTGCAGGAAATTCAATTTCATCCTGTGAACGACAGAATATTACACATTGATTTTCTTCAATTGTTTCCTGATAAACCGGTTATTATTGATATTCCTGTTGTAATTACCGGAAGTTCTGCCGGTGTTAAAGCGGGTGGTAAATTAGCTGTAATTACCCGTAAATTGAAAATAAAGGCATTGCCTGCGCATTTACCAGATGTTATTACTGTTGATATTTCTAATCTTGAAATTGGTCAATCTTCAAGAGTTGGTGATTTATCAATGGAAAATGTACAGTTTTTAGATACTCCAAACCGAGTAATTGTAGCTGTTCAAATGACACGTGCTGTTGTTGAAGATCCGAAAGCTGCTGCCGCTGCTGCTCCTGCTGCCGGTGCTGCTAAGGCTGCTGCTCCTGCTGCTGCCGGTGCTAAAGCCCCTGCTGCTGCTGCAAAAGCACCTGAAAAGAAAAAATAAAAATATACTTTGTTCATCGCTAATCGTATAGCTTTATGAGCAAATATTTAGTTGCGGGCTTAGGAAACATTGGACCTGAATACTCCAATACCCGCCACAACATAGGTTTTAAGATAGTGGATGCCTTGGCTAAGGCATCCACTGTTTTTTTTACTCCCGATCGTCACGGGCATGTTTGCGAGTTGAGGTGGAAAGGAAAAACTATTGTGCTGTTAAAACCAAGCACCTTTATGAACCTTAGCGGAAAAGCTGTAAATTATTGGCTTCAAGCCGAAAAAATTCCGCGTGAAAACTTGCTTGTAATTACTGACGATATTGCTTTACCGTTTGGTACAATACGTATAAAAGGCAAAGGTAGTGATGGTGGACACAACGGTCTTAAAAACATTAACGAATTGCTGGGAAGTACCGAATATGCTCGCTTACGCTTCGGTGTAGGGAATGAATTTGCGAAAGGGAAACAAGTAAATTATGTGTTGGGCGAATGGAATAAAGAGGAAGAAGAAGCTTTGACTCCTCGAATTAAAGTAGCTACCGATAGTATTTTGTCGTTTGCAAGTATTGGATTGCAATTAACTATGACAAACTATAATAATAAATAAATTTCAGTAATTTAGGGCAAAATACCATTCAACACTACTCTTGCTCTAATGTTTTAAACCTTGTGCTGAAAGTAAATTAAGATCCGTTATATACACAACTTTATATCTTCAACTCATGAAAAAACTTTTACTCCTTTCCTTTGTAATACTTTTTGCAAAATTGGGTTCCGCTCAAATAACCTTGCTATCGCAGGATTTTAATAGCTACGATGGCGATAGTGCAAATTTTTTATCGGGCTATTATGTTAGTTGGAATTCTCCATCCGGAGGTATGCCTTCTGCATCTTATTATTCATCTACCGGCAATTTTGGGATTGCTCCCAACTCTTACAAATTTGGAGTTGACAGTGCAACTATCATTACCCCCTATTTTGGAAGCGGAGCCGACAGAGTTAGTTTTTGGTACAAAGGAAATGGAACCGGTACAGGTGCAAATATTTTTTATGTTTACGAAAGTGCCGATAGTATTACATTTACCTTACTTGATAGTATCACCAGCTTCCCAACCTTAGGTACTCAGCGCATATTAACCAATACTGCCGGTACGCATTACTTAAAGTTTGTGTACCACAAAGTTGTTGGCAACGTTGCTTTTGACGATTTAGTTGTTAGCAATAACATGGGTGTTGGTATTGCCAATTACACTGAAAATACCTTGCTTAAAGTATCTCCCAATCCTTCTTCAACCGGAATCTTTGCACTTGATTTCGGTAGCGAAAAACCACAACAGTCTTCCGTTAAAGTGCATGACATCCTTGGTAATTTGGTAGCTTTTACGCTTGAATATTCCGCTACCGGTAAGTTGTTACTTAACTTATCTGAACAAGCTCCAGGATATTATTTTGTAGCCATTAGCAGCAGTACCGGCACAAAAAATAGCAGATTATTAGTAACAAATTAGTTTTTGTTACACGCAGAAAGGGCCTATAAATGCAACCTTATGAAGTTCTTTTGCGTATTGCATGCTCGGTTTGGCTTTCCCGATAAAATTTTTTGAATTGCACCATGGTATGAAAAAAAATTGTTCGCTTATCTTTTTACTTGCGTTTTTAAGCTCTTGCATAAATTTATATGCTCAAGCTCCTGATTGGAGTTGGGCAAATAGCATAGGAGGAAGCGGATCTGATTTTGGACGGACTATAGCACTTGATTCGAGTGGTAATTCTTACGTTGTTGGTGAATTTAAGTCGCAAGTCGATTTTGACCCTGATGCCGGGATTTTCAATTTAGATGCACAGGGAATTCAAGATGCTTTTATTGCTAAATACGACCACAGCGGACATTTACTTTGGGCAAAACAATTAGCCGGAATAAATGGGATAAGTGCGATTAATGCATTCGCAATTGTGCTCGATAAAAATGAAAATATAGTTATTACCGGTAAATTTAGTGGTTCCATAGATTTTGACCCGGAAGCTGCTGTTTTTCCATTGACCTCACAAGGCCAAGGTGATATTTTTGTATGTAAACTCAGTTCATTTGGAAATTTTATTTGGGCACATTCAATTGGAGGATTCGGCGACGATTGCGCCTATTCGGTAGTTATTGATGAATTCAACGAAGTGCTTTTTACGGGTTATTTTTCGGCCAATGTTGATTTTGATCCAGGGCTTGGTACTACTATACTCAGCGGCCAATTATCAGATATTTTTGTAGGTAAGCTAAACAGTTCCGGTAGTTTTATTTTTGCTAAATCCTTTAGTGGTACTGGTGATGATGAAGCAAATGCGGTGCAAGTGGATGCTTCTCAAAACATCTACTTAACGGGGTCATTTACTGAAACTATAGATTTTGACCCTGATACCGGTAATTATCTTTTAAGTTCGTATAACGCAGGAACCAAAGATATTTTCTTAGTTAAGCTAAATAGCACGGGAAATTTAGAGTGGGCTAAATCAATTGGTGGATCTGGTAACGATGCAGGAACGGCACTAGTTGCAACAAATACTGGCGAAGTTTATAGCTGTGGTTATTTTTTTGGTGTTGCAGATTTTAATCCGGATAGTAGTACGTTTATTTTACCGTCCGATGGTAGTTACGATGCCTACATCACAAAATTTGATACTGCCGGAAATTTTAGTTGGGCGAATCGCTATGGTGGGCCTAGTTTGGATATGCCAAGAACCTTGTCGGTTAATACATCAGGAGTTGTTTATTGCGCAGGACAATACAATCAGCATTTTGAAGTTTCAAACGATACTAACCGCACACTTATTTCAAAAGGAGGTTTTGATGCTTTTGTTCTTTCATTGTCGAGTTCAGGAAATTTAGCTTGGGCAAAGTCCATTGGTGGAACAAATCATGACTATGCAAATTCCTTAGTTACTGACCAAAGCAACAATACTTTTATAGTGGGAAATTACCTAAGCACTAATCTCTATTTAGACACAACCGAGCTAATAGCCGGAACTTCAAATCAAAGCGATATTTATTTTGCCAAATTGGGTTGTTCAACCTCTTCAACAATTAGTTTTGGTGCTTGCTATAGCTATACTTCGCCCAGCGGTAAATTCATTTGGACAACAACAGGAACTTACAAAGACACATTGGCCGGTTCCGGTGGCTGCGATAGTATTATTACCGTTCACTTAAAAATAAATACCCGTACTTTTTCTCAACTAACTGCGTTAAGCTGCGGCAATTATATTTCACCAAGTGGTCATTATACTTGGAATTTATCCGGAACTTACACAGATACATTGACCTCTTTTAATGGTTGCGATAGCATTGTTACAATTCAATTAACTATACAAAGTCCTTCTCCCGGATTTCAACAAGTAGCTGCTTGTTATTCGTTTACTTCGCCCAGTGGGAAACAGGTGTGGACAAACAGTGGAATCTATACCGATACCCTTATTAGCTATTTAGGTTGCGATAGTATTGTGAATTTTGATTTAACCATTTTTTCAGCAAGCTTTTCTTCCATTACTGAAACGGCTTGCAATTCTTACACGCTTCCAAGTGGAAATGGCTTAATTACCAATTCAGGAATTTACCTCGATACACTCATCAATTTTGTTGGATGCGACAGTATCATTACCATTAATTTAACCATTGAAACTCCATTTGTGACCTTTGGTACAGCAAGCGCATGCAATAGTTTTACTTCGCCAAGCGGCAACTATATATGGACAAGTTCAGGCAATTATATCGATACCTTAGCTGCATCAGGAAATGGTTGTTACACCATCACCAACATTGCCCTCACTATTTATGAATCAAGTTTTTCTTCTATTTTGGTGAGTACTTGCAATAATTATGTGTCGCCCAGTGGAAATTACACCTGGAATGTCTCGGGAACTTATGTGGATACCATTGGCAATGCTGCCGGATGCGATAGTATCATTAGCATTTTGCTAACAATCGACACAACGGCTTCCTCAACTATCAGTGCAACTGCTTGCAACAGTTATGTTTCTCCGAGTGGTAATGAAACTTGGACAGCTTCCGGAACTTACACTGACCACATCACAAATTCGAGTGGCTGTGATAGTTTAATAACCGTTAATTTAACCATTAATTATCCTTCAAATGCTACCTTACTTATTAATGCATGTACCGCTTATACTTCACCAAGTGGTAAGTATACATGGACAAACACCGGAACTTATTTCGATACCATTCCCAATGTTTTCGGATGTGATAGTGTATTAACCATTGACTTAACAATTGGTGGCATTTCAACTTTTTCAAATCAAAGCATTTTTGCCTGTTCTCAGTTTGTATCACCCAGTGGAAAATACATTTGGAATAGTTCGGGCACTTACCTTGATACCATTCCCAACGCAAGTGGTTGTGATAGCATACTTACCATACAACTAACATTGGGAACCGCATCAGCTTCTTTTCAAGAAATACATTCATGCACTGCGGTTACCTCTCCTAGTGGAATTTATACTTGGTTGGTGAGCGGCACTTATGCTGATACTATTACCAATTGGCTAGGATGTGACAGCGTAATAACCACCTTGTTGTATGTTGAAAATGACAGTGTTTTTATTGCATTAAGCGGATGCGATAGTGTGGTTGTAAATTCACAAACATTTACAACAAGCGGAAATTATAGACAAGTATTTACCAATGCTGCCGGATGTGATAGCATTTTCTCATTGCAAATTTCAATTTCATCGGGAAGTTCCAGCTATATAACACAACTGGCATGCGACAGTTATACTTGGAATGGTCAAACCTATACCAACAGTGGTGTTTATGTTGCACAGTACCTAGCTGCAAATGGATGTGATAGTTTGCTTTATCTCGATTTACAGCTCAACAAAAGCGATAGCAGTACGCTTGTAGTAAGCGAATGTAACAGCTACGATTTAAATGGAACAACCTACACCTCAACCGGAACCTATACGCAAGTTTTGGAAACCACAGCAGGTTGTGATAGCATCCTTACTTTGCAGTTAACCATCAATGAAAGTAGTTCAACTACCTATAATGAAACAAGCTGTGATAGCTTGTTTTGGAACAATCAATATTACGCTCAAAGTGGAATTTATATCGAAACATTTACCAGTACTGCAGGTTGCGACAGCACGGTTACACTTGATTTACTCGTGTTGGAAAGCAGTAAGGTTTTACTAACGCTTACCGGTTGCGACAGTATTGTATACAACAATCAAGTGTATACCAGCGGTGGTGTGTATTTTCAAAATTTAGTTCGTCAAAATGGTTGTGACAGTATTTTACAACTCGATGTTTTTCTATCGAATCCAAGCATAACCACTGTTCAGCAAACTGTTTGTGATAGCCTTGTTTGGAACAATCAACTTTATGTAACATCCGGTGTTTATCAACAGGTATTTCCCAATGGTACTGGATGCGACAGTATTGTAAACTTAAATTTAACTGTTTTACAAAGCACTGCGTCAACACTTAGTTATACCGATTGTTCGGTATTTAGTTTAAATGGGATTACCTATACTGAAAGTGGAGTGTATACGCAATCACTAGTAAACTCAAGCGGTTGCGACAGTACAATTACTTTGCTATTACAATTAAATTCTACTCAATCGAGCAATACTTTATCAGGATGTGACAGCATACAAGTAAACAATCAAACATATTTTGCGAGTGGAATTTATACTCAAACTATGTTGAATGCTGCAGGATGTGATAGCACTATTACTTTGAATTTAACCATCAATACTGGTAGCACCGTTGATAGTATTGCAACGGCTTGTAATCAATTTACGATTAATGGAACTACCTATACCAGTAGTGGCGTCTACCAACTTCCATTTATTAATTCAGGTGGTTGTGCTTCCGTATTAAATTTAACACTTAATATTAACCAAGCTGATACAGCGGTTCAACAAAACTCAAATATTTTGTCTGCAAATGCAAGCGCTGCTTTGTATCAGTGGATTGATTGCGCTAGCGGATTAGCAATTCCAGGGGCAACCAATAAGGATTTTATTGCAACTTCAAACGGGAATTATGCGGTTCAAATTACTCAAAATACCTGTGTAGATACTAGTACATGTTATTCGGTAATTGGGATAGCTATTTTAGAAAATACCCTGAACGAAGTAGTTGAAATATATCCCAATCCTGCTACTAATTATTTTGAGATAAAAGCTCAGCATATGGCGCTCGAAAAGTTAGAGATTTACAATTCCATAGGTGATGCTGTTTATACTGTAAACACCGAAAAACTGCATCAAAACACCCTTCAAATCGACGTGAGTGATTGGGCTTCAGGGGTGTATTTACTTAAGCTAATGAACAATCAATCGAATAGCTTCCACAAATTGATAATTCAAAAGTAGGCTGCTGTTGATACAGGCATTAACACAGATTGTATTATTCGAAAAGCAAGTTAGTCTAAGGTAAACCGAACAACTATAGCTTACGCAACGCACTGTTTAAACTCACCTTTTCACCAATAATTTCAGGAAGTTTAGCAATATCTATCCTTTCCTGCAGCATGGTGTCTCTATGGCGAATAGTTACCGTATTGTTTTGTAGCGATTCGTGGTCAATTGTAATACAAAAAGGTGTTCCAATGGCATCTTGACGGCGGTATCGCTTACCAATGCTGTCCTTCTCATCGTAAGTAATAGCGTGGTCAAATTTAAGTGCTGTCATTATTTCATTGGCTTTTTCAGGAAGTCCGTCTTTCTTCGTAAGTGGCATAACAGCTA from Bacteroidota bacterium carries:
- a CDS encoding T9SS type A sorting domain-containing protein, which gives rise to MKKNCSLIFLLAFLSSCINLYAQAPDWSWANSIGGSGSDFGRTIALDSSGNSYVVGEFKSQVDFDPDAGIFNLDAQGIQDAFIAKYDHSGHLLWAKQLAGINGISAINAFAIVLDKNENIVITGKFSGSIDFDPEAAVFPLTSQGQGDIFVCKLSSFGNFIWAHSIGGFGDDCAYSVVIDEFNEVLFTGYFSANVDFDPGLGTTILSGQLSDIFVGKLNSSGSFIFAKSFSGTGDDEANAVQVDASQNIYLTGSFTETIDFDPDTGNYLLSSYNAGTKDIFLVKLNSTGNLEWAKSIGGSGNDAGTALVATNTGEVYSCGYFFGVADFNPDSSTFILPSDGSYDAYITKFDTAGNFSWANRYGGPSLDMPRTLSVNTSGVVYCAGQYNQHFEVSNDTNRTLISKGGFDAFVLSLSSSGNLAWAKSIGGTNHDYANSLVTDQSNNTFIVGNYLSTNLYLDTTELIAGTSNQSDIYFAKLGCSTSSTISFGACYSYTSPSGKFIWTTTGTYKDTLAGSGGCDSIITVHLKINTRTFSQLTALSCGNYISPSGHYTWNLSGTYTDTLTSFNGCDSIVTIQLTIQSPSPGFQQVAACYSFTSPSGKQVWTNSGIYTDTLISYLGCDSIVNFDLTIFSASFSSITETACNSYTLPSGNGLITNSGIYLDTLINFVGCDSIITINLTIETPFVTFGTASACNSFTSPSGNYIWTSSGNYIDTLAASGNGCYTITNIALTIYESSFSSILVSTCNNYVSPSGNYTWNVSGTYVDTIGNAAGCDSIISILLTIDTTASSTISATACNSYVSPSGNETWTASGTYTDHITNSSGCDSLITVNLTINYPSNATLLINACTAYTSPSGKYTWTNTGTYFDTIPNVFGCDSVLTIDLTIGGISTFSNQSIFACSQFVSPSGKYIWNSSGTYLDTIPNASGCDSILTIQLTLGTASASFQEIHSCTAVTSPSGIYTWLVSGTYADTITNWLGCDSVITTLLYVENDSVFIALSGCDSVVVNSQTFTTSGNYRQVFTNAAGCDSIFSLQISISSGSSSYITQLACDSYTWNGQTYTNSGVYVAQYLAANGCDSLLYLDLQLNKSDSSTLVVSECNSYDLNGTTYTSTGTYTQVLETTAGCDSILTLQLTINESSSTTYNETSCDSLFWNNQYYAQSGIYIETFTSTAGCDSTVTLDLLVLESSKVLLTLTGCDSIVYNNQVYTSGGVYFQNLVRQNGCDSILQLDVFLSNPSITTVQQTVCDSLVWNNQLYVTSGVYQQVFPNGTGCDSIVNLNLTVLQSTASTLSYTDCSVFSLNGITYTESGVYTQSLVNSSGCDSTITLLLQLNSTQSSNTLSGCDSIQVNNQTYFASGIYTQTMLNAAGCDSTITLNLTINTGSTVDSIATACNQFTINGTTYTSSGVYQLPFINSGGCASVLNLTLNINQADTAVQQNSNILSANASAALYQWIDCASGLAIPGATNKDFIATSNGNYAVQITQNTCVDTSTCYSVIGIAILENTLNEVVEIYPNPATNYFEIKAQHMALEKLEIYNSIGDAVYTVNTEKLHQNTLQIDVSDWASGVYLLKLMNNQSNSFHKLIIQK